Below is a window of Diaminobutyricibacter sp. McL0608 DNA.
GCTGGGGCGGCATCCCGTATCCGACGGCGTCGGCGGCCGGAACCCGCTCCAGCTGGCTGTAGGTGCCGGCGATGAGGTCGCCGAGGCGCTTGGACCGTGAATTCAGCAGACCGACCAGCGCCGCCAGGCCGCCGAACGTCATGTAGATCTCGACGACACCCGTGAGAGCCCGGATGAAGGCATGCCGCACCTGGGTCGCGCCGCCGTCGTCGCGCACGATGCGTCCGCCGACAGCGAGTTTGCCGACCGAGCGCCCGTGCGTCGCGACCTCGACGGTCATCGGCGCGATCACGAACGAGAAGACCAGGCTGATGGTGACCAGCGCGGTCCGGAGCGCCTGGTCGAGCCCGCCCGACGTGAACACGATCGTGAGGACGAGGACGACGAACAGGATGACGTAGACCAGCCAGTCCAGTGCCGTGCCTGCAGCGCGGAGGATGTACGAGGTCGGCTTCACGTCGAGTGCGACGGCCTCGCCCGTGACCAGTTCGCGTTCGACACCATCGTCGACGAGGTCGATGCGCGGAGCCACCGGTGCAGCCATGGCTATCATCTAAGCAGATGGACCTCGACGCATACTCCGCAGCGCACCGCGCCGAGTGGGACCGGCTTGCCGCTCTCGCCAGGCAGCGGTCGCTCAGTGGCGAGCAGGCGGACGAACTCATCGACCTCTACCAGACGGGTGCGACCCAGTTGTCGGCGATCAAGACGCAGGCGGGGTCGACCACCCAGGGCGATCGGCTGTCGGTGGCACTCTCGACGGCGCGGCTGCGCTTCACGGGAACCGGGGCCAACATCCTGTCCCAGCTGCCGCGGTTCTTCGTCCTGCAGTTGCCGGCGGCACTGTACCGTCTCCGCTGGCTGACGCTGGCCGTCGCCGCCGCTTCGCTGGTCGTGGCCGGCCTCTTCGCCTGGTGGGCGCTGGGCGACCCGCAGGTGATGGCGAACTTCGGGTCGGATGCGCAGCTGAGGCAGATCGTCGACCACCAGTTCGTCGACTACTACTCCAACAACCCCGCTGCGTCGTTCGCGGGGCAGGTCTGGACGAACAACGCCTGGATCGCGGCCCAGTGCATCGCGTTCGGAATCGTCGGGTTCTACGTGCCGGCCGTGCTGATCCAGAACGCCCAGAACATCGGGACGTCGGCCGCCGTGCTCTTCGCCTACGGCCGCGGAGACGTGTTCTTCCTCTACATCCTCCCGCACGGCCTGCTGGAGCTGACCTCCATCTTCGTCGCGGCCGCTGCGGGGATGCGGATCTTCTGGGCGTGGATCGCACCAGGCCCGCGCACCCGGGCACAGGCGCTCGCGGAGGACGGGCGCGCCCTGTTCACGGTCGCGGTCGGCGTCATGCTCACCCTGTTCGTGTCCGGGCTCATCGAAGGCTTCGTCACCCCGTCGGACCTGCCGTGGCCGGTGAAGATCGGCATCGGCGTCCTGGCGCTTGCGGCCTTCCTCGTCTACATGCTCGTCGTCGGGCGGCGGGCGGTGCGGCTGGGCGCATCGGGGGACCTGGACGAGTTCGAGGCCGGCGCACGGACGATCGTCGCCGGCTGAGCTTGTTCAGCTCTTGCGGACGCCGTCGAAGATCAGCTTGAAGGTCGAGCCGGCGATGATCGCACCGACGATGGGCGCGACGATCGACAGCCAGAGCTGGGCGAGTGCCGTCGGCCCACCGTAGATCGCTGTGGCGATGGAGCGGGCCGGGTTGAACGACCCGTTCGAGATCGGGATGGCGATGAGGGCGAGCACGGTGAGCGTGAGCCCGATGGCGATGGGTGCGAACCCGGCGGCGCCGCGGGAGCCGGTGACGGCGAGGATCACGAACACCAGAACGGCTGTGGCGAGGATCTCGACGAGGAGAGCCGAGACGAAGGAGAATCCGCCGGGGGACAGTTCGCCCCAGCCGGTCGAGGCGAAGCCGCCGCTACGGGCACCGGCGAGGAATCCGTTCGGGCCGCCGGCGGCGATGGCGACGAGAAGCGTGCTCGCAGCGATCCCCCCGATGAGCTGCGCCGCGATGTACGGAGCGACGTCCTTCCAGGCGAATCGGCCCGCGATCGCCAGGCCGATCGAGACGGCCGGGTTGAAGTGGCCGCCCGACACCGGGCCGAAAGCGTACGCGCCGACCAGGACGCTGAGACCCAGCGCAAGCGCGACGCCGAGGAACCCGACATTCAGTCCGCCTTCGCCGCCGCTGAAACCGGCCGCGAAGATCGCCGTCCCGATGACCCCGAAGACCAGCAGGAAGGTGCCGGCGACCTCCGCCCCGAATCGCGCTCCGAAGGTCGGAACGGTGACGATGGCGGGGGCTTCGGTGGCGTGGCTCTGGGTCATGACCGTCTCTCAGTTGGCATTCGGCAGGCTCCGATCGGAGCCGCTCCAAAAACGTACTGGAACCCGGACGCGTCGCGGCCGTCATCGGGCCGTATGTCGCGGGTGCGCCGGCCGGGTCGCACGTGTGAACGTCAGGACCGGCCCGAGGCACCGGCCGCCGCGTCGCGGTAGACCTTCTCGAGGACGGGGATCCAACGGTCCGGCGTGTGCTTGTTCAGCACCCACGGCCGCGCGTCCAGGCGGTTGGAGGATTCGCGTGGGTCTTCGAGTGCGACGAGGGTCTGCTCGACGAGGTCCGGCACGGAGCCGAGGAGCACGGGCGGGGGATCGCCACCGTCCTGGAGCTCAGGGACGGGACACAGGACGGTCGGTCCGATCGCCATCGCCTCCAGTTCACTCACCGCGATGATGCCGGCGGACTGACCGATCGCCACATCGGCCGACGCGATCAGGTCGAGGAATGCAGGATGGTCGAGCCTGGGCACGAGTTCGACGCCGAGCGCGGCCGCGTCCCGTGCGGCCGGCCCCCAGTCCAGCCCCAGCAGCCGTGTCCCCGGCGGAAGGGCGGACCGCAGCGCCCTCGCGGTCTCGAGTTGCGTCTCGACACCCTTGGTGTCGTCCCAGCGAGACACGAACAACACGGTGGGTTCGCCGCGCTCCGATCCCGGACGCCATGCGGGTAACGCATCGGGATCAACGAATGCGGGCATGTACGCGGCGTCCGCACGGGCAGTGGTGGCCTCTTCGACCGTGTCGAGGTTGGTGTAATAGACGGCGCTGGCCCCATCGATGGCCAGCTGGACCTGGTCGTGCGTCGCCGGGGCTCTCCAGAGGCGACGGATATCCGTGCCGTGCAGGTGCAGCGCATAGGGCCGCTTGCGGATGTACGCGTGCTGCAGCAGGCCCACCGCGGTCGCGTAGTGCACGTGGATCACGTCGCTCGTCAACGCCGTGCGCATGTGGCGGAGCACGTACGGGACCTCCGCCAGCCTGCCCGCACCGCCTCCGAAACCTTCGGCAGGGCGGACCAGCTCCGGCGGGACATAGCCCCACGTCAACCCCTGCCGCGCGGCCGCGGCGACGAGTGAACGAGCGACGAAAGCACAATCGTTGAAGTGGGTGACCCGCGGGGCAGGCGTCGGAGTGGCCATTCGGCAATTCTGTCATCGACGCCGACGAACGCTGTTCAGCGCTCAGAGGCGTCCGGCAGCCTTGAGGGCGAGGTAGTGGTCGCTGAGCGCAGGGGGGAGATCTGCCGGCGCGCCTGTCACGACATCCGCGCCGAGGCGTCGGATGGCGGCAGCGATGCGGGCGATATCGAGGAGAGAGCGCTCTGCGGCGGCAGCGCGGTACACCTCTGCCCGGTCGGCGCGCTGCGTCGTCGCGCGGATCGCCTCGGGGTCGGTGACGGAAGCGACGACGACGGTGTGCTTGCGCGTGAGCTGCGGCAGCACCGAGAGAAGGCCGTGCGACGCACCCGGCGCGTCTATCGAGGTGAGGAGCACGACGAGCGCCCGCTGGCTGGTGATCGACGACACCTGGCCGGGCACGGCCGCCCAGTCCATCTCGATCAGTTCGGGGTCGATTCCCGCCATCATGTCGACCGTCCGTGCGAGGAGCTCGGGACCATTCGCGCCCTGCACGCGCCCGCGCACCCGCCGGTCGTACGCCAGCACATCGACCCGGTCGCCCGCGCGGGTCGCCAGCGCTTCGAGGAGCAGGGCCGACTCGTACGCTGTGTCGATGCGGGGTTCGTCGTCGATTCGCGCTGCCGCAGTGCGTCCCGTGTCGATCAGGATGATCACCCGGCGATCGCGTTCCGGCCGCCAGGTTCGCACCATCACGCGCTGCCCGGCTCCGCCCGACGGGTCGTGCCTGCGGGCGGTGGCACGCCAGTCGATCGACCGCACGTCGTCGCCGCGCACGTATTCGCGCAGCGAGTCGAACTCGGTGCCCTGGCCGCGAAGCATCACGCTGGTCATGCCGTCGAGTTCGTGCAACCGTGCGAGCCGTGAGGGCAGATGCTTGCGCGCGTTGAAGGCCGGGAGTACGCGGATGCGACCGGGCGCCGCGAGGGTCGCCTGCCGGGCCCAGAGGTGGAGGGGACCCCACGCCCGCACGGTCACGTGTCCAACTCGCCGTTCACCACGTCGGGTCGGCACCAGCGTCGTCGTCACGCGCCTGCGCTCGCCCGAGGGGATGCTCACGCGGGCCCGAGTAGTGCGAGCACCGGCGGACGGTTCCCACCCGTCGCGGACGACGCCGCGCAGCGTCCGCCCGCCGGTGTTCGTGAGGTAGAGCTCGCTGAGAGCGTCGGTGCCCAGCCTGATCCGACCCGGCACCCGGCGCTCGACCGCCACACGCCGCGGGGATGCCGCAAGTGCCAGATCGACCGCCCCGGCCGCGACCACCAGCACGAGCCATCCGGCGAGCACGCGCAGGGCCGCGTCGGCGTCGGCGCCGAAGAGCACCAGGGGGATGATGCCGAGCGCGATGAGCGCGACATAGCGGCCGGAGACGGTCATGGCGCGACTCTAGATCGGGACCTGGACCTGCTGGACGATCGAACGGAGGATCGCATCCACCTCGACGCCTTCCAGCTCGGCCTCCGGACGCAACTGAACGCGATGACGCCACACCGGCAGGAGCATGGCCTGGACGTGGTCGGGCGTGATCGAGTCGTAGCCGGACAGCCAGGCCCAGGCCTTCGCCGCCGCGAGCAGGGCCGTGGTCCCGCGTGGGCTGACGCCGAGTTTGACCGAGGGGCTGCGCCGTGTCGCCCGGGCGAGGTCGACGATGTAGGCGAGCACATCCGTCGACGCCCCGACCGACGCTGCCGCGGCGCGAGCGGCGGCGAGCTCTTCCGCGCCGAGCACCGGCGTCACGCCGGCAGCGGCGAGGTCGCGCGGGTTGAAGCCGGCCGCATGGCGCCGAAGCACCTCGACCTCGCTCTCGCGCTCCGGGATGTCGAGCGTCAGTTTGAGCAGGAACCGGTCGAGCTGGGCTTCGGGCAACGTGTACGTGCCCTCGTATTCGATGGGGTTCTGAGTGGCTGCGACGATGAACGGGTCGGGGAGGAGCCGGCTGACGCCGTCGACGCTCACCTGGCGCTCCTCCATGGCCTCCAGCAGCGCGGACTGCGTTTTCGGGGGCGTGCGGTTGATCTCGTCGGCCAGGAGGATGTTCGTGAAGACGGGTCCCTCCCGAAACTGGAAGCCCCCGGTCTGGCCGTCGTAGACCAGCGAGCCGGTGACGTCGCCCGGCATCAGGTCGGGCGTGAACTGGATGCGGCGCGTCTGCAGGCTGAGCGCCTGGCTCAGGGATCGCACGAGGAGCGTCTTCGCAACACCGGGAACGCCTTCGAGGAGCACGTGGCCACGTGCGAGCAGGGCGATGATCAGGCCCGTCACCGCGCCGTCCTGCCCGACCACGGCCTTCCCGACCTCGGTGCGGACCCGGCTGAGCGCCATTCGAAGAGCGGCGCTGTCCGCTGCGGGGGCGCTTGCGGCCGGCGGGGTCGATTCCGTGGAGACGTCGGTCATGGTTCCATTCTTCCGGTCGGACGGTCGTTTGCGGGATTGACGGCCGCCAGTGTGGCCGATTCGAGTCGGGCGAGCCGATCGGACAGCGACACGAGCTGGGCGTCCGTTCGCGGCTGCGCATCGACGAGCAGCTCGCGCACCGAGGTCCGGGCGGTCCCGGTCAGGGCAGCGACCGTATCGCACACCTCGTCGACGGATGCCGTGGATGCCAGGCCTACAGCAGCACCGAGCCGGCCGATGGCGCCGATCCGCAGGCTGTCGAGGGCGCGCAGCCGGGCCGAGGACCGCTGGTAGAGGCGTGCGCGCCCCTCCATCGTCTCGCCGCTGCGCACGAGGACCGGCAGGTTCTCGACAACCAGCGGGCCGAAGCGGCGGCCCCGCCAGACGGCCGAGGCGATGAAGACCACGACGAGGAGGAGTACGAGCGGGGTGACCCAGCCCGGTGTCAGCGCGTTGAGGTCGGGCGGACCGCTCGCGGGGACGTCCTGCAGAGTCGGCAGGTACCAGACCAGCGATGGATGCTCGCCGAGGAGGTTGAGGGCGAGCGCTGCGTTGCCCGCGCGTGCGATTCCCTCGTTCTCGAGGACGCTGGTCGAGCCGATGAGCTGGAGCGTCGTCCCGCTCGCCGTGTCACTGACGAACGCGAACCCGCCGTCGCCCGTGGGGAAGCATCCGGTCGGTGCAGTGCCCGCGTCGCCGGCTGAGATCCGCAGCACGGGCGACTTCGCCGTGGGCTCGATCGTCTGCGCCCGGTTCGCGGCGAGCACGCTGCACGACGCGGCGAGCGCCCCGGTTCTCGTCGCGGTGCCTGCGTTGTGGGCGGCGGGCGCCAGGGAGTGGAGCGCCGCGAAACCGGGATCCACGACGACCAGCGTCGAGGCGCGGGTCTGGAGTTCTGTGTAGCGGTTCTCGTCGAGATAGCCCTGGGGGTCGTAGACGAGGATCGTGCCGTCACCGGGCGCAAGCTCGCGTACCTGAGCGATGGTGGACGCGGTCTTCACGTCGACCCCCTGCTGCCGCAGGACCTCGACGAGCGCCTTGGCGCCGGCGGGAGCGGGGTTCGCGGCACCGAGAGGTGTGCCCTGGTTGTGGCCACCCGTCGCGAGAAGGCCGATCGCCGCGACCAGGACCGCGATGATCGCGAGGACGATCCATCCGACGCTGCGCCGGGCGACCTGTCTCGGAGACGAGGAGATCGCGGGCGCATCTGGGGCGGGATCCGCCACCGACGACTGGTCGGGTGCGGTAGTCGGCGCCGAATCGGTCATCGTCATCGGGCCGCCACCTCCTCGAGAGGATCGGCGAGTGCTGACGGACGTGCAGCCTGCAGGGCCGTGTCGAGCGCGACCAGCTCGTCGTACTGCGCCTGCGTGGCCGAGCCTCCGAGATAACGCACGCGGTCGAAGGTGCGCGCAGCGTTCGCGAGGCGCTGGCTCTCGGCAGGAACGGCGGATGACGCGCGTGCGGCGAATCCGTTCGCCGTCGTACCGGGCAAGAGCATCACGATCGTCCGCTCGTCGAGGGACTGGGCGATCGCGCGGAACCGCTCTTCGAGGGCGAGCGTCCAGTCGCCGGTCGCCGCGGCACGGTCGGATGCCCTCCGGAGAGTCGCCGAGTCCCTCGCATCCTCCGCGCCAAAGAGCGTTTCGCTCCCCAGCCGGCTCCGCCGGTTGATGCGCGGAAGCCCGAAGACGACGAACGCGACGACGAGCAGCACTACGGCCACGAGGACGATGACGACGAGGAGCAGGCCGCTGAAACGTCCGCCCCCGGCGGAGAACAGGGAGGCGAGCCAGTCCTGCACCGCCTTGGAGGCCAGGTCGAACCAGGTCGGCTTCGCTGCCTGGTACTCGGGTTTCGCAAGTTCCTGGACGACCCAGTCGTGCGCCTGGGGAGCGTCGGGGTCCACCGGGATGGACGTCACCGGCCTCATGTGCCGGGAGGGGCCGTCGCTGCAGCGGGCGGCTCGGCCGGCTGATACGGATCGGGCAGGCCGGCGACCCCGCTCTGACGTGCTTCGACGAACCGGATGAGGTGCAGGTCGAGCCCCTCTTTGCGCATCCGCAGGTCGAGGTAGATCAGAGCGACCGCGGACGACTGCACCACAGCCATCACGGCACCGATCACGGCGCTCACGACCGTGGAGATCACGTTGATGCCGAGCTGGGACAGGAACACCTGCGCCACCGAAGGGTCGGAGGCCGACGGGCCGAGGCCGGTCGGGTTCACGAGGATGGTGACGAAGCCGCCGACGAGCGCGATCGGAGTGGTGATGATCTGCGTGACGAAGTAGACGATCAGCCCGATGAGCACGATGACGCCCAGCGTCTTCCAGAAGAAACCACGTGTGAGGCCCCAGGAGCGCGCCATCGACGCGCCGATGCCGAGACGCTCGAGCACGATCGCGCTCGGGACGAGTGCGAGTTTCGTGTTGAGCCACACGACGACGACGGCGCCGAGACCGGCGACGACCGAGTACGCGACACCGGCCCCGATCATCGCCTGGCCGCCGGCGAAGATCACGACGGCGATGGTCGCGAGGACTCCGACCCCGACGGTGAGCGCGACCGAGAGCAGGAGCGTCCAGCCGATCAGCGCGCCGATGCGCGATCGGGTGAGCCGCCACAGCGATCCGAGAGTGAGTTTCTCGCCGAGGGTCTCACGTGCCACCTCGTTGACCACGATGCCCTGCAGGAGCGACGTCGAGACGGCGGAGACCAGGATCGAGACGAGGCCGAGGACTATGGCCCAGCCGACGGCCCCGGCCTGGAGTGCCCCCTGGTCGGCCGCGGACGCGTTGTCCACGCGGCTGAAGAGAAGCGTCACACCGCCGATGATGAGCAGCGAGACGATCGCCTGCGGGATCCCCTGGATGAGGAGGGCGGCGCCGACGGTGACCTTCGGGTTGCGCCGGAGCACTTGGAAGGGTGCGCCGATGAGGGTCCCGAAACTGAGCGGACGCAAGGGGACGAGTCCGGGCTTCGGAGGGGGAGTCCAGCCCGGTTGCTGTCCGTACGGCGGAGGGGCTCCGTAGGCCTGCTGACCGTAGCCCTGCTGCCCGTAGGGATACGGCGGCGGGGGCGGTGGTGGCGGCACACTGTCCGGCGCGTACTCGCCGTAGCGGGGCTGAGGCGCAGGTGCGCTACCCGGTGCCCGCCAGTTCTCCTCGGCGGGCCCTGGTTGCTCTCCAGTCACGTGATCGCTCCTTCTACCCCGGTTCCGGTGCGGATTCCGTTACCATGCTGGCACATCAGTGCGCATCCGCTCGTCAGGCGTTCACGATCCGTGCAGGTGTCTCGACTACTCTTGTGCAAGAAGTTCTATGGCTTGCCGCGCACCAGCCGCGGCGCCCCAGCGGGAAACGGGTATATGAACGGTCGCATCCTGGTTGTCGACGACGACACCGCCCTGGCCGAGATGATCGGCATCGTGCTGCGCACGGAGGGCTTCGATCCGCAATTCTGCGAAGACGGCGCGCTCGCGCTCGATGTGTTCCGCACGTCCAAGCCCGACCTCGTGCTGCTCGACCTGATGCTCCCCGGCCTCGACGGAATCGAAGTGTGCGGGCGCATCCGTGCAGAGTCGGGTACGCCGATCATCATGCTGACCGCGAAGTCGGACACGGCGGATGTGGTCAAGGGCCTCGAATCCGGCGCCGACGACTACATGGTCAAGCCGTTCAACCCCAAGGAGCTCGTGGCGCGCATCCGCACCCGGCTCCGGCCGGCGCCGGCCGCCCCCGCGGTCGAGCAGCTGCGGATCGGCGACCTCGTCCTCGATGTCGCCGGGCACGAGGTCAGACGGGGCGAGACGCGGATCAACCTCACTCCGCTCGAGTTCGACCTCCTGCTCGCGCTCGCTTCCAAGCCTCAGCAGGTCTTCACGAGGGAGATGCTGCTCGAGCAGGTCTGGGGCTACCACTACAAGGCAGACACCCGGCTGGTGAACGTCCATGTGCAGCGACTCCGGGCGAAGGTCGAGGACGACCCGGACAACCCGAGGATCGTCATGACCGTGCGCGGGGTCGGATACCGCGCAGGCGCAGTCACCTAGGAGTTCGGGTGGCCGAGGATTCGCGTACCCGCAGGGTGGGCTGGCGGCGGTGGTGGCAGATGGCACCGGCGCGGGCCGCCCACCTCTGGCGTACCTCGCTCCAGGTGCGCACGGTGACGATCACCCTGGCGCTGACCGGTATCGCCATCCTCGTGACCGGCATCTACATGTCACTCAGCATCGCGAACGATCTCTACCAGTCGCGCCTCGACCAGGCCCTCCGTGATTCGAGCCGCGCGACGACTGCGGCCCAGACCACCCTGAACGCGTCGGACATCACCGGCGGCGACTCCGTGAGGAATCTGCTGGATTCCGCACTGCAGACGGTCAAGGCGTCGACGTCGAGCCGGTTGATCGCCGCATTCCGCGTGCCCGGCCAGGATTCGACGTTCCTCGCGCCCGCCGACCGGTCGAGCCCCGGCCTGTCCGGCGATGTCATCTCCGATCAGCTGCGCACGGCCGTCCAGCACGGCGGGACGAAGCAGTTCTACCAGT
It encodes the following:
- a CDS encoding DUF4350 domain-containing protein produces the protein MTMTDSAPTTAPDQSSVADPAPDAPAISSSPRQVARRSVGWIVLAIIAVLVAAIGLLATGGHNQGTPLGAANPAPAGAKALVEVLRQQGVDVKTASTIAQVRELAPGDGTILVYDPQGYLDENRYTELQTRASTLVVVDPGFAALHSLAPAAHNAGTATRTGALAASCSVLAANRAQTIEPTAKSPVLRISAGDAGTAPTGCFPTGDGGFAFVSDTASGTTLQLIGSTSVLENEGIARAGNAALALNLLGEHPSLVWYLPTLQDVPASGPPDLNALTPGWVTPLVLLLVVVFIASAVWRGRRFGPLVVENLPVLVRSGETMEGRARLYQRSSARLRALDSLRIGAIGRLGAAVGLASTASVDEVCDTVAALTGTARTSVRELLVDAQPRTDAQLVSLSDRLARLESATLAAVNPANDRPTGRMEP
- a CDS encoding DUF58 domain-containing protein, with the translated sequence MTVSGRYVALIALGIIPLVLFGADADAALRVLAGWLVLVVAAGAVDLALAASPRRVAVERRVPGRIRLGTDALSELYLTNTGGRTLRGVVRDGWEPSAGARTTRARVSIPSGERRRVTTTLVPTRRGERRVGHVTVRAWGPLHLWARQATLAAPGRIRVLPAFNARKHLPSRLARLHELDGMTSVMLRGQGTEFDSLREYVRGDDVRSIDWRATARRHDPSGGAGQRVMVRTWRPERDRRVIILIDTGRTAAARIDDEPRIDTAYESALLLEALATRAGDRVDVLAYDRRVRGRVQGANGPELLARTVDMMAGIDPELIEMDWAAVPGQVSSITSQRALVVLLTSIDAPGASHGLLSVLPQLTRKHTVVVASVTDPEAIRATTQRADRAEVYRAAAAERSLLDIARIAAAIRRLGADVVTGAPADLPPALSDHYLALKAAGRL
- a CDS encoding DUF4129 domain-containing protein, with amino-acid sequence MTSIPVDPDAPQAHDWVVQELAKPEYQAAKPTWFDLASKAVQDWLASLFSAGGGRFSGLLLVVIVLVAVVLLVVAFVVFGLPRINRRSRLGSETLFGAEDARDSATLRRASDRAAATGDWTLALEERFRAIAQSLDERTIVMLLPGTTANGFAARASSAVPAESQRLANAARTFDRVRYLGGSATQAQYDELVALDTALQAARPSALADPLEEVAAR
- a CDS encoding stage II sporulation protein M, producing the protein MDLDAYSAAHRAEWDRLAALARQRSLSGEQADELIDLYQTGATQLSAIKTQAGSTTQGDRLSVALSTARLRFTGTGANILSQLPRFFVLQLPAALYRLRWLTLAVAAASLVVAGLFAWWALGDPQVMANFGSDAQLRQIVDHQFVDYYSNNPAASFAGQVWTNNAWIAAQCIAFGIVGFYVPAVLIQNAQNIGTSAAVLFAYGRGDVFFLYILPHGLLELTSIFVAAAAGMRIFWAWIAPGPRTRAQALAEDGRALFTVAVGVMLTLFVSGLIEGFVTPSDLPWPVKIGIGVLALAAFLVYMLVVGRRAVRLGASGDLDEFEAGARTIVAG
- a CDS encoding AAA family ATPase, translating into MTDVSTESTPPAASAPAADSAALRMALSRVRTEVGKAVVGQDGAVTGLIIALLARGHVLLEGVPGVAKTLLVRSLSQALSLQTRRIQFTPDLMPGDVTGSLVYDGQTGGFQFREGPVFTNILLADEINRTPPKTQSALLEAMEERQVSVDGVSRLLPDPFIVAATQNPIEYEGTYTLPEAQLDRFLLKLTLDIPERESEVEVLRRHAAGFNPRDLAAAGVTPVLGAEELAAARAAAASVGASTDVLAYIVDLARATRRSPSVKLGVSPRGTTALLAAAKAWAWLSGYDSITPDHVQAMLLPVWRHRVQLRPEAELEGVEVDAILRSIVQQVQVPI
- the mtrA gene encoding MtrAB system response regulator MtrA; translation: MNGRILVVDDDTALAEMIGIVLRTEGFDPQFCEDGALALDVFRTSKPDLVLLDLMLPGLDGIEVCGRIRAESGTPIIMLTAKSDTADVVKGLESGADDYMVKPFNPKELVARIRTRLRPAPAAPAVEQLRIGDLVLDVAGHEVRRGETRINLTPLEFDLLLALASKPQQVFTREMLLEQVWGYHYKADTRLVNVHVQRLRAKVEDDPDNPRIVMTVRGVGYRAGAVT
- a CDS encoding aquaporin → MTQSHATEAPAIVTVPTFGARFGAEVAGTFLLVFGVIGTAIFAAGFSGGEGGLNVGFLGVALALGLSVLVGAYAFGPVSGGHFNPAVSIGLAIAGRFAWKDVAPYIAAQLIGGIAASTLLVAIAAGGPNGFLAGARSGGFASTGWGELSPGGFSFVSALLVEILATAVLVFVILAVTGSRGAAGFAPIAIGLTLTVLALIAIPISNGSFNPARSIATAIYGGPTALAQLWLSIVAPIVGAIIAGSTFKLIFDGVRKS
- a CDS encoding RDD family protein — its product is MAAPVAPRIDLVDDGVERELVTGEAVALDVKPTSYILRAAGTALDWLVYVILFVVLVLTIVFTSGGLDQALRTALVTISLVFSFVIAPMTVEVATHGRSVGKLAVGGRIVRDDGGATQVRHAFIRALTGVVEIYMTFGGLAALVGLLNSRSKRLGDLIAGTYSQLERVPAADAVGYGMPPQLAAWASIADVARLPDRLSRRIAQFLHQSPGMTPAARAGLSAELAGEAASFVSPLPEVDAETFLVGVAALRRERDFRALTLERERLDRLAPVLDALPHRFPER